One window from the genome of Streptococcus halotolerans encodes:
- a CDS encoding Cof-type HAD-IIB family hydrolase, producing MTIKMIASDMDGTFLNDKGTYDRKRFEKLLDRLDEHGIRFVVATGNNMNRVNIMFKGLLDRLDFVAENGAHLLVKGETIDRFVLDQTDVALFLEYFKAQLAAYRVILTGTRHSYMLDAAEWEMVHHMIAPEEAKAFMDAIVRVKSFEDIPKDEPIIKMSMVATDFTEADAVMADFNAHFTGNLTAVSSGFGTIDIIQTGVHKAAGLQILMDRFGISADDLMAFGDSGNDVEMLHLANYSYAVGNAPQIIKQHAKFLAPSHKDDGVLEVIEDYLDNQGLKS from the coding sequence ATGACAATTAAAATGATAGCCAGTGATATGGATGGGACCTTTTTGAATGATAAGGGGACTTATGATCGCAAGCGTTTTGAAAAGCTTTTAGATCGTCTTGATGAACATGGCATTCGCTTTGTGGTAGCAACTGGCAACAATATGAATCGCGTTAATATCATGTTTAAAGGGCTTTTAGACCGTTTGGATTTTGTAGCAGAAAACGGTGCTCACTTACTGGTTAAAGGCGAAACGATTGATCGATTTGTTTTGGATCAAACTGATGTGGCCCTGTTTTTAGAATATTTTAAAGCTCAATTGGCAGCTTACCGTGTGATTTTAACAGGCACCAGACATTCTTACATGTTAGACGCTGCAGAATGGGAGATGGTGCACCATATGATTGCACCCGAAGAAGCAAAAGCTTTTATGGATGCTATTGTTAGAGTAAAATCCTTTGAAGATATTCCAAAAGATGAGCCCATTATTAAAATGAGTATGGTAGCTACTGATTTTACAGAAGCTGACGCAGTCATGGCTGACTTTAATGCCCATTTTACAGGAAATCTAACAGCGGTGTCTTCGGGATTTGGCACGATTGATATTATTCAAACAGGCGTTCATAAAGCAGCAGGCTTACAAATACTTATGGATAGATTTGGAATTTCAGCTGATGACTTAATGGCTTTTGGTGATAGCGGCAATGACGTCGAAATGTTACATCTAGCTAATTACTCTTATGCTGTTGGAAATGCGCCGCAAATCATTAAGCAACACGCTAAATTCTTAGCACCGAGTCACAAGGATGATGGTGTTTTAGAGGTTATCGAGGATTATTTGGATAATCAAGGCTTAAAATCGTAA
- a CDS encoding glycoside hydrolase family 1 protein, whose product MTKQFPKEFLWGGATAANQYEGAWKEGGRGPATSDTARAVSPEERKTIGGEFTTPMNRERLEFALNDQEGLYPKRWGSDFYHRYKEDIALMAEMGFKTFRLSIAWSRIFPNGDEKLPNEEGLVFYDAVFDELNKHGIEPLVTLSHYEFPIGLVTKYGGWKNRKVIDFFVHYAETVFKRYKGKVKYWLTFNEINILGMTGYLSGGLLFEDGKLNLQEMYQAVHHQFIASSLATKIGHEIDSNNQIGMMLARMEAYPATCHPDDIMQSITKDHENLFYADVQIRGQYPSYMNRFFKENNINLVFAEGDEDILRNYTVDFMSFSYYMSSITRHPNNQTAEQKATAGNLILGEANPYLEASDWGWQIDPVGLRVTLNKLYDRYQIPLFIVENGLGALDQLEEDGSVHDQYRIDYLEKHIKQMYEAIEDGVELMGYTMWGCIDLVSASTSEMSKRYGFVYVDADDQGNGSFDRYRKDSFFWYQELIATQGQSILEDN is encoded by the coding sequence ATGACAAAACAATTTCCTAAAGAATTTTTATGGGGCGGTGCTACGGCTGCCAATCAGTATGAAGGTGCTTGGAAAGAAGGTGGTCGTGGACCAGCCACTTCAGATACAGCACGCGCAGTTTCTCCAGAAGAGCGTAAGACAATAGGTGGCGAATTCACAACACCTATGAATCGAGAGCGCTTAGAGTTTGCCCTGAATGATCAAGAAGGCCTTTATCCTAAACGCTGGGGATCTGATTTTTATCATCGTTATAAAGAAGACATTGCTCTCATGGCTGAAATGGGCTTTAAGACTTTCCGTCTATCCATTGCCTGGTCTCGTATTTTCCCAAATGGGGACGAAAAGCTCCCCAATGAAGAAGGCTTGGTTTTCTATGATGCGGTCTTTGACGAGTTGAACAAACATGGTATTGAGCCTCTAGTAACTCTTTCTCACTATGAATTTCCGATTGGATTGGTAACAAAATATGGTGGGTGGAAAAATCGTAAGGTCATTGATTTCTTCGTTCATTATGCTGAAACTGTATTCAAACGTTACAAAGGGAAAGTCAAATACTGGTTGACCTTCAATGAAATCAATATTCTTGGAATGACGGGTTATTTATCGGGGGGCTTGCTTTTTGAAGATGGTAAACTTAACCTGCAAGAGATGTATCAGGCAGTCCATCACCAATTTATCGCCTCCAGTTTAGCTACAAAAATTGGACATGAGATTGATTCTAATAACCAAATCGGAATGATGCTAGCCCGTATGGAAGCCTACCCAGCAACTTGCCATCCAGATGACATCATGCAGTCTATCACTAAAGACCATGAAAATCTTTTTTATGCTGATGTGCAGATTCGTGGTCAATACCCCAGTTACATGAACCGTTTCTTTAAAGAAAATAATATTAATCTTGTTTTTGCAGAAGGTGACGAAGACATTTTAAGAAATTATACCGTTGATTTCATGAGTTTTTCATACTATATGTCATCAATAACACGTCATCCAAACAATCAAACTGCAGAGCAAAAAGCGACAGCTGGTAACCTGATTCTGGGAGAAGCCAATCCTTACCTAGAAGCTTCTGACTGGGGTTGGCAAATTGACCCCGTTGGCCTTCGCGTGACTCTCAATAAACTCTATGACCGTTATCAAATCCCATTGTTCATCGTGGAAAATGGTCTTGGAGCTCTTGATCAGTTAGAAGAGGATGGTTCTGTTCACGACCAGTACCGGATTGATTATCTTGAGAAACATATTAAGCAGATGTACGAAGCCATTGAAGACGGAGTTGAGCTTATGGGTTATACCATGTGGGGTTGTATCGATTTGGTATCAGCTTCAACTTCTGAAATGTCTAAGCGTTACGGTTTTGTTTATGTGGATGCTGACGATCAAGGAAATGGCAGCTTTGACCGTTACCGTAAAGATTCCTTCTTCTGGTATCAAGAATTGATTGCCACCCAAGGTCAATCCATTTTAGAAGATAACTAA
- a CDS encoding histidine phosphatase family protein, with amino-acid sequence MRHGETLFNTQKRVQGACDSPLTELGIEQAKLAKTYFEKEGIHFDEVYSSTQERATDTAKLVSGRDQVAQLKGLKEMNFGQFEAQPEILLPKHRPGTISFEDLLVPFGGEDIRQVGVRVRETIQETLSQSQADQILMVSHGAAMWGLMLELGITFPPGVRFSNCAICAFDVAEDGQLKLEKLILPTQDFDVHYF; translated from the coding sequence ATGAGACATGGGGAAACCCTATTTAATACCCAAAAACGTGTACAGGGAGCTTGTGACTCCCCCTTGACGGAACTGGGGATTGAACAAGCCAAACTAGCTAAAACATACTTTGAAAAAGAAGGCATTCATTTTGATGAGGTCTATTCTTCAACGCAAGAACGTGCGACAGACACTGCTAAATTGGTGTCAGGTCGTGATCAAGTCGCTCAACTTAAGGGACTCAAGGAAATGAATTTTGGTCAATTTGAAGCACAACCTGAAATCTTATTACCCAAGCATCGTCCAGGTACCATTTCTTTTGAGGATTTATTAGTACCTTTTGGTGGTGAGGATATTCGTCAAGTAGGTGTCCGAGTACGTGAAACCATTCAAGAAACCTTGAGTCAGTCACAAGCTGACCAGATTCTCATGGTAAGTCATGGTGCTGCTATGTGGGGATTGATGCTAGAACTTGGTATTACCTTTCCACCAGGTGTGCGGTTTTCAAACTGTGCAATCTGTGCTTTTGATGTAGCGGAGGATGGCCAACTAAAGCTTGAAAAACTCATTTTACCAACACAGGATTTTGACGTACATTACTTTTAA
- a CDS encoding histidine phosphatase family protein produces MTKTLYLMRHGQTRFNELKRIQGVSDSPLTPLGIQQATKARAYFQKLGVELTAVYSSTQERAVDTAEIVSGSTDIVRLKGLKEMDFGTFEGQSETLNPPLIPGIGYADYFVQHGGEDSLAVRQRVGDTVRDLLANHADGDTILVVSHGAAIAQFYRGVLENPPQVRMRNCAILAFEVEDNNFRLDYIYDPVNESMLYENTAAIS; encoded by the coding sequence ATGACAAAAACGTTGTATTTAATGCGCCACGGTCAAACACGATTTAATGAACTAAAACGTATTCAAGGGGTCTCTGATAGCCCTTTGACGCCGCTTGGTATTCAACAGGCGACAAAAGCACGTGCTTATTTTCAAAAGTTAGGTGTCGAGTTAACAGCAGTTTATTCATCAACGCAAGAGCGAGCAGTTGACACTGCAGAGATTGTCTCAGGTAGCACTGATATTGTGCGTCTTAAAGGGTTGAAAGAAATGGATTTTGGGACCTTTGAGGGACAATCTGAAACTCTAAATCCGCCATTGATTCCAGGTATCGGGTATGCTGATTATTTTGTTCAGCATGGTGGTGAAGATTCCCTGGCAGTACGCCAAAGAGTGGGGGACACCGTACGTGATTTACTGGCAAACCATGCTGATGGAGATACTATTTTAGTCGTCAGTCATGGAGCAGCCATCGCACAATTTTACCGTGGTGTTTTGGAAAATCCGCCACAAGTTCGTATGAGAAACTGTGCTATTTTAGCATTTGAAGTGGAAGATAATAACTTTCGACTGGATTACATTTACGATCCTGTGAACGAAAGTATGCTTTATGAAAATACAGCTGCAATATCATAG